The Daucus carota subsp. sativus chromosome 2, DH1 v3.0, whole genome shotgun sequence genome includes a window with the following:
- the LOC135150780 gene encoding E3 ubiquitin-protein ligase RHA2A-like, whose translation MGLQNELTNVSSESLPILVVILIANCVSYLRSLSSAILHSFSPPHFHSSHEVVHDNNNALNPIGSRLAGLIVLAEQLNINRLFSYTYSTNTKDEGVSGSDCIVCLNRFSEGDHVRKLACCHVFHKECFDGWLDHLNFNCPLCRAPLKVSDERVGMKERRVTEDLLNWFALT comes from the coding sequence atggGTTTACAAAACGAGCTAACCAACGTCTCATCGGAATCACTTCCAATCCTTGTTGTTATTCTCATCGCCAACTGCGTAAGTTATCTTCGCTCTCTTTCCTCCGCTATCCTACACTCTTTTTCTCCTCCCCATTTTCATTCAAGCCACGAGGTGgtgcatgataataataatgcACTCAACCCGATCGGTTCGCGCTTAGCCGGTCTAATAGTCCTGGCCGAGCAGCTCAATATCAACCGCCTTTTTTCTTACACGTATAGTACTAATACTAAAGATGAAGGGGTCTCCGGTTCGGATTGTATTGTGTGCTTGAACCGGTTTAGTGAAGGTGATCATGTGCGCAAGTTAGCGTGCTGCCACGTGTTTCATAAAGAGTGCTTTGATGGGTGGTTGGATCATCTTAACTTCAACTGCCCGCTGTGTAGAGCGCCGTTAAAGGTTTCCGATGAGCGCGTGGGTATGAAAGAGCGGCGCGTGACCGAGGATCTCTTAAACTGGTTCGCTTTGACTTGA